The genomic DNA AGGGCGTCGAGAAGTTCATCGTCTCGTGGCACGAGCTGCTCGACACCGTCCGTTCGGCGCTGGAGGCGGCCAAGTGAGCTTCCGCATCTCGGTCGGCGGCGCGGCCGCCGACGCCGTGCGCGCCGCGGTGCCGCAGCTGGTCGCCGACCGGATCGCCTCCGGCATCACCGCCCAGGACGGCGCCCTCTGGGGCCCCGCCGCCGAGGACGAAGCGTCCAAGCGACTCGGCTGGACGGAGGCGGTCGCCGTCTCGCGTCCGCTCGTCGAGGAGATCGTCGCCCTGCGCGATGAACTGCGCGCTGCGGGCGTCGACCACATCGTGCTGGCCGGCATGGGCGGCTCGTCGCTCGCCCCCGAGGTCATCACGCGCACGGTCGGCGCCCACCTCACGGTGCTCGACTCGACCGACCCCGGGCAGGTGCGCGCCGCACTGGCCGATCGGCTCGCCACCTCGGCGCTCGTCGTCTCGTCGAAGTCGGGCTCGACCGTCGAGACCGACAGCCAGCGACGCGTGTACGAGCAGGCGTTCCGCGACGCCGACATCGACCCGGCCGGGCGCATCATCGTGGTGACCGACCCGGGTTCGCCGCTCGACGCGTCGGCCCGCGAGGCCGGGTACCGGGTGTTCAACGCCGACCCGAACGTCGGCGGTCGCTACTCGGCCCTCACCGCGTTCGGGCTGGTCCCCTCGGGCCTCGCCGGCGTCGACATCGCCGAGATCCTCGACGAGGCCGAGACGATCGAGCTCTCGCTCGCCGTGGACACCGACGAGAACCCCGGGCTGATCCTCGGCGCGGCGATCGCCGCCGCCTCACCGCGCCGCGACAAGCTCGCGATCGTGGCCGACGGCACGCACATCGTCGGCTTCGCCGACTGGGCCGAGCAGCTCATCGCCGAATCGACGGGCAAGGAGGGCACCGGCATCCTTCCCGTCGTGCTCGAGCTCGGTGCCCCCGAGCTGGCAGCTCCCCCCGCCGACCTCCAGGTCGTGCGCCTGGTGGACGACGCCGGCGACGAGGTCTTCCCCCACGACGCACCCGACGAGATCCGCGTGTCGGGCACGCTCGGCGCGCAGTTGCTCGTGTGGGAGTACGCGACCGCGGTGGCGGGTCTGCTGCTCGGCATCAACCCCTTCGACCAGCCCGACGTCGAGTCGGCGAAGATCGCCGCTCGCGGCCTGCTCGACCAGCGTCCGGCCCCCGAGCCCGCCGCCTTCGTGTCGAACGGCATCGAGGTGCGCGGCACGCCCGAGGTGATCGGCGCGTCGAGCGACCTCGCCTCGGCGCTCGAGGTGCTGTTCGAAGAGCTCCCCGCCGACGGGTACGTGTCGGTCCAGGCGTACCTCGACCGCGTCGACCACCCCGAGTTCGCGAAGCTGCGCGACCTGATCGCCGCGCGGTCCGGGCGACCGGTGACGTTCGGGTGGGGCCCCCGGTTCCTGCACTCGACCGGGCAGTTCCACAAGGGCGGCCCGGCGGTGGGCGTGTTCCTGCAGCTCACCGCGCGCACCGACGACGACCTCGAGATCCCCGAGCGACCGTTCACGTTCGGCGAGCTCATCGCCGCGCAGGCGTCAGGCGATGCGAGCGTGCTCGCCGCCCACGGGCGACCGGTGCTGACGCTGACGCTCACCGATCCGGCGACCCAGCTCGCCTCGATCGTCGACGCGCTCGGCTGACGGGCGGGTTGCATCCATGGAACCGGCCCTCATCGAGGCGGGGCGCAATCCGCTCCGCTCCCCCAACGACTTCCGCCTGAACCGGATCGCCGGCCCGTCGAGCCTCATCATCTTCGGCGTGACCGGCGACCTCTCGCGCAAGAAGCTGATGCCCGCGGTCTACGACCTCGCGAACCGGGGGCTTCTGCCCCCCGGCTTCGCGCTGGTCGGGTTCGCCCGTCGCGAGTGGGACGACCAGGACTTCGCGCAGGTCGTGCACGATTCGGTCAAGCAGTACGCGCGCACCGAGTTCCGCGAGGATGTCTGGGAGCAGCTCGCCCGTGGCATCCGTTTCGTGACCGGCACCTTCGACGACGCGGCCGCGTTCGACCGCCTGCGCGAGGTGGTCGACCGCCTCGACCGCGAGCGCGGGACGATGGGCAACCACGCGTTCTACCTGTCGATCCCGCCGAAGTCGTTCCCGCTCGTGACCGAGCAGCTGAAGCGTTCCGGGCTCACCGAGCAGCGCGACGGGCAGTGGCGACGCGTCGTCATCGAGAAGCCCTTCGGCAGCGATCTGAAGACGGCGCGCGAGCTGAACGACGTCGTCGCGAGCGTCTTCCCGCCCGACTCGGTGTTCCGCATCGACCACTATCTCGGCAAAGAGACGGTGCAGAACATCCTCGCGCTGCGGTTCGCGAACCAGCTCTACGAGCCCATCTGGAACGCGAACTACGTCGACCACGTGCAGATCACGATGGCCGAGGACATCGGCGTCGGGGGCCGGGCCGGGTACTACGACGGCATCGGCGCGGCGCGCGACGTCATCCAGAACCACCTGCTGCAGCTGCTCGCCCTCACCGCGATGGAAGAGCCGATCTCCTTCGATGCGGCGGCGCTGCGCGCCGAGAAGGAGAAGATCCTCGCAGCGGTTCGCCTGCCCGACGACCTGTCGACCGCCACCGCGCGCGGTCAGTACACCGGCGGATGGCAGGGCGGCGAGAAGGTCGTCGGCTTCCTCGACGAAGACGGCATGAACCCCGAGTCCACGACGGAGACGTACGCGGCGCTGAAGCTCCTCATCGGCACCCGCCGCTGGGCGGGCGTGCCGTTCTACCTGCGCGCCGGCAAGCGGCTCGGCCGCCGCGTCACCGAGATCGCGGTGGTGTTCAAGCGAGCACCGCAGCAGCTCTTCGCCGACAGCCAGACCTCGCAGCTGGGTCAGAACGCGCTCGTCATCCGGGTGCAGCCCGATGAGGGCGTCACCATCCGATTCGGTTCGAAGGTCCCCGGCGCCGGCATGCAGGTGCGCGACGTGACCATGGACTTCGGCTACGGCCACGCGTTCACCGAGGCGAGCCCCGAAGCGTACGAGCGACTCATCCTCGACGTGCTGCTCGGCGACCCGCCGCTGTTCCCCCGCCAAGAGGAGGTCGAGCTCTCCTGGAAGATCCTCGACCCGATCGAGGAGTTCTGGTCGACGCAGGGCCGTCCCGAACAGTACCGACCGGGCACCTGGGGTCCGTCGTCGGCCGATGCCCTGCTCGCCCGCGACGGCCGTAGCTGGAGGCGCCCGTGATCGTCGACCTTCCCGACACCACCACGAGCCGGATCTCGAAAGAGCTCGTGAAACTCCGCGAGGAGGGCGGTGCGGTGGCCCTCGGCCGCGTGCTCACGCTCATCATCGCAACCGCCCCCGGCGCCGAAGAGGAGGCGATCGAGGCGGCGAACGACGCATCTCGGGAGCATCCGATGCGCGTCATCGTCGTGGCCACCGAGCCCGGCACCGAGGATGCGGCCGTCGAGCCGCGCCTCGACGCCGAGATCCGCGTCGGCGGTGACGCCGGCGCGAGCGAGGTCATCGTGCTGCGCGCGACCGGCGACGCCGCCCGCGACGAGGAGAGCCTGATCACGGGCCTCCTGCTGCCCGACGCGCCGGTGGTGACCTGGTGGCCCGGCATCGCTCCGGCGGTGCCCGGCGAGGCTCCGCTCGGTCGGTTCGCGCAGCGGCGCATCACGGA from Agromyces larvae includes the following:
- a CDS encoding glucose-6-phosphate isomerase encodes the protein MSFRISVGGAAADAVRAAVPQLVADRIASGITAQDGALWGPAAEDEASKRLGWTEAVAVSRPLVEEIVALRDELRAAGVDHIVLAGMGGSSLAPEVITRTVGAHLTVLDSTDPGQVRAALADRLATSALVVSSKSGSTVETDSQRRVYEQAFRDADIDPAGRIIVVTDPGSPLDASAREAGYRVFNADPNVGGRYSALTAFGLVPSGLAGVDIAEILDEAETIELSLAVDTDENPGLILGAAIAAASPRRDKLAIVADGTHIVGFADWAEQLIAESTGKEGTGILPVVLELGAPELAAPPADLQVVRLVDDAGDEVFPHDAPDEIRVSGTLGAQLLVWEYATAVAGLLLGINPFDQPDVESAKIAARGLLDQRPAPEPAAFVSNGIEVRGTPEVIGASSDLASALEVLFEELPADGYVSVQAYLDRVDHPEFAKLRDLIAARSGRPVTFGWGPRFLHSTGQFHKGGPAVGVFLQLTARTDDDLEIPERPFTFGELIAAQASGDASVLAAHGRPVLTLTLTDPATQLASIVDALG
- the zwf gene encoding glucose-6-phosphate dehydrogenase, with protein sequence MEPALIEAGRNPLRSPNDFRLNRIAGPSSLIIFGVTGDLSRKKLMPAVYDLANRGLLPPGFALVGFARREWDDQDFAQVVHDSVKQYARTEFREDVWEQLARGIRFVTGTFDDAAAFDRLREVVDRLDRERGTMGNHAFYLSIPPKSFPLVTEQLKRSGLTEQRDGQWRRVVIEKPFGSDLKTARELNDVVASVFPPDSVFRIDHYLGKETVQNILALRFANQLYEPIWNANYVDHVQITMAEDIGVGGRAGYYDGIGAARDVIQNHLLQLLALTAMEEPISFDAAALRAEKEKILAAVRLPDDLSTATARGQYTGGWQGGEKVVGFLDEDGMNPESTTETYAALKLLIGTRRWAGVPFYLRAGKRLGRRVTEIAVVFKRAPQQLFADSQTSQLGQNALVIRVQPDEGVTIRFGSKVPGAGMQVRDVTMDFGYGHAFTEASPEAYERLILDVLLGDPPLFPRQEEVELSWKILDPIEEFWSTQGRPEQYRPGTWGPSSADALLARDGRSWRRP